A single window of Gossypium arboreum isolate Shixiya-1 chromosome 13, ASM2569848v2, whole genome shotgun sequence DNA harbors:
- the LOC108463814 gene encoding uncharacterized protein LOC108463814: MGLERMDVGVKVRKFIVISVRTCYKLVCNHPFLVGLACFLIFLYRSFPLLFSFLVTASPVLVCTAVLLGTLLSFGSPNIPEIDKHEEENVSHEVSLLKTGVSEDDTVVKRDFNDDDFVVERHVGKRWDIVENADEKVSLVDNEVNEVEEGDSSVLYKPLINDDLDSRDVHCENGMIDEVEGLLNHSLLEKMTGIRGEMLESERVLSMRRAEESQHLLAEEVGDRNVELGDGKLTSYIDDVPRGNELDSSLVSSWKCVTGDEDAGDGDKDDDDNDDDDESSDSGSDGAESSSPDASLADISLMLDELHPLLGSEAIQAAQLSRDGLDSASESSHGSSDDESDESENKGEGENNEEEGGAKGDNEDESKSAIKWTEDDQKNLMDLGNLEVERNLRLDKLIARRRARKSMSLMAEKNLIDLDFADIPLNLAPISTSRGNPFDLPYSYDDLGLPPIPGSAPSNLQPRRNPFDLPYDSSEEKPDLKGDSFQEEFSGFNQRGTNSQREAFFSRHESFNVGSSSLGVPRQELKWKPYFVPEQLVTEGASPSLFQRQSSEVSESKLSSIPDSESVSSVVDEEDNKPNKQDVSRETELILNEDHVSVDEQESHSSDSDDVESRDVDQVENRDVHHDVVEITLGDGESHLEIEPVSEAGATDHSEHTASEAENRDVHHDTVVITLGDVARATTHVELNATEIHPRTEPAEEDYSSRSSLSSLSEIDEKISDVKGVVSAGCEPRDNELKESGISKKLSFEESEFHFTSGVVDDNQHTESIFYSSFHPPSVETFLSFSTVSSDKQAEISEMGSPSMLVESIDEKHEAHGEMAEQGTSSFQVMHGGSSDLLNGNEPRERDLPEIIKHEVTFAGSAMVSSTSADYNASMVPEYVVEYVSREARSSSDEGLEEDVPNKEESSIQNHVDLLSLGAETTLAIDEGMGEVVDSSPEEQQHQRHPNESSEANIWEEHKKESEMDQTQAPFSDSKTNTGCDEGVPSNSSHQDLSSRESPSSESEKQLLFDKDELPVDEHDKLEEPSIIATESTRGADIVNTDINVHEVDDSEDKLSANFSLMTSGSSSLPSEILKHTLPMDREDLKEKVLKEIENEGPGDHFGYADVYAPRVDEENNNEEVDEIKEIDERILSELDTVGDFNVGEIGLPERSHVAYTESAMLADDMETETSVGLPVLEARSVEDIDLAFKQLHEGADFEEVILPRMIKNQPDHADTNSDLPVVEVRSLEDIHNALLQDPEPNLAQLPHSTDLRNGSSEVEQHVVVSSEEIEVSNAVSGIEEGFDNAAGEPKNEEEIEELKTETNVELPVLEARSVEDIDLAFKQLHEGVDVEEVILPSMIENLPDHTDTTSEFPVVEAISLDGIHNAFIKGPEPNPAELPHTADLRHGSSEVEQHDVVCSNEIEVGQAVSGFEEHLQNVAPDEPKKEYEEIEELKMETNAELPVLDARSVEDIDLAFKQLHEGVDVEEVVLASMIEDQLDHEDSTSKLPVVEARSLEDIHNAFQKGPEPNLAELPISRDLRNGSSEMEQHDAVSNKEIEVENSQNAASEPKNDHEETEEMKMETNAELPVLEARSLEDIDLAFKQLHGGVDVEEVILPSMIENQQGDADTNSDLPVVEARSLEDIQSAFQQGPESNLAEVPHSSGVEHHDVVSTEEIDGSSPVSGIQAMSENAAGGPKNEYKEMVEKEMETEVVLPLLEAKSMEDIDVAFKQLHEGVDVEEIIIPSMIVNQQVHADTSSTLPVVEARSLEDIHNAFQQGPESNPGELSHSSDLRIGSSEIERHDEISTEEIEASNVVSGIQEHAENAAGEPEQKHHEESSEKPNLKLKGKKTKSHDSSSSSSSSSSSSDSE; this comes from the exons ATGGGGCTTGAAAGAATGGACGTTGGAGTTAAAGTTAGGAAATTTATAGTGATATCAGTTAGAACATGTTATAAACTTGTTTGTAATCATCCATTTTTGGTTGGTTTGGCTtgctttttaatatttttgtatagATCATTTCCTTTGTTGTTTTCCTTTTTGGTTACTGCATCTCCTGTTTTGGTTTGCACTGCTGTATTGCTTGGTACCCTTTTGAGTTTTGGGTCACCAAACATACCTGAAATCGACAAACATGAAGAAGAGAATGTCAGTCATGAAGTTTCTCTGTTGAAAACTGGGGTCAGTGAGGATGATACTGTTGTCAAAAGAGATTTCAATGATGATGATTTTGTTGTAGAAAGACATGTAGGGAAGAGGTGGGATATTGTAGAGAATGCCGATGAGAAAGTCAGTTTAGTTGATAATGAGGTCAATGAAGTGGAGGAAGGTGACAGTTCGGTTCTTTATAAGCCGTTAATCAATGATGATTTGGATTCTAGGGATGTTCATTGTGAGAATGGGATGATTGATGAGGTGGAGGGACTGTTGAATCATTCTTTGTTGGAGAAGATGACGGGAATTCGGGGGGAGATGCTAGAGAGTGAACGGGTGTTGAGTATGAGGAGGGCTGAGGAGAGTCAACATCTTTTGGCAGAGGAAGTAGGAGATAGAAATGTTGAATTGGGTGATGGAAAACTCACATCCTATATCGATGATGTTCCGAGGGGTAATGAATTGGATTCTTCTCTGGTGTCATCTTGGAAATGCGTTACGGGTGACGAGGATGCTGGTGATGGTGATAAGGATGACGACGACAATGATGACGATGATGAATCTTCCGATTCTGGATCTGATGGTGCTGAGAGTTCCTCTCCCGATGCTTCACTGGCAGATATAAGTCTGATGCTTGATGAGTTGCATCCGCTTTTGGGCTCGGAAGCTATACAGGCTGCTCAGTTGTCTCGTGATGGTTTGGATTCTGCGTCTGAGAGTTCTCATGGTAGTAGTGATGATGAAAGTGATGAGTCAGAAAATAAGGGAGAGGGAGAAAATAATGAGGAAGAAGGAGGAGCAAAGGGAGATAACGAGGATGAAAGTAAATCTGCCATTAAATGGACAGAGGATGATCAGAAAAATCTCATGGATTTAGGGAATTTAGAGGTTGAAAGAAACCTACGATTGGATAAGCTTATTGCAAGGAGAAGAGCTCGTAAAAGTATGAGTTTGATGGCAGAGAAGAATCTAATAGACTTGGATTTTGCTGATATTCCCTTAAACTTAGCACCAATTTCAACCTCAAGAGGTAACCCTTTTGACCTTCCATATTCCTATGATGACCTTGGATTACCTCCCATTCCTGGGTCAGCTCCATCCAATTTGCAGCCCCGAAGAAACCCTTTTGATCTTCCTTATGACTCGAGTGAGGAAAAACCTGATCTTAAAGGAGACAGTTTCCAAGAAGAGTTTTCAGGTTTTAATCAAAGGGGAACTAATTCCCAAAGAGAGGCCTTCTTTAGCAGACACGAAAGCTTTAATGTCGGATCATCTTCTTTAGGTGTTCCTCGGCAAGAGCTTAAGTGGAAACCTTACTTTGTTCCGGAGCAATTAGTAACAGAAGGAGCTAGCCCTTCCTTATTCCAGAGGCAGTCAAGTGAAGTTAGCGAGTCAAAGTTGAGTTCCATTCCTGATTCGGAGTCAGTGAGTTCAGTTGTGGATGAGGAGGACAACAAGCCAAATAAGCAAGATGTTTCTCGAGAAACTGAACTGATCTTGAATGAAGATCATGTTTCTGTCGATGAACAAGAGAGCCATTCATCTGATTCTGACGATGTGGAGTCCAGGGATGTCGACCAAGTCGAGAATAGAGATGTTCATCATGATGTGGTTGAGATCACATTGGGAGACGGAGAAAGTCACCTGGAAATTGAACCAGTGTCTGAAGCTGGTGCTACAGATCATTCAGAACACACTGCTAGTGAAGCCGAGAACAGAGATGTTCATCACGATACGGTTGTGATAACATTGGGAGATGTAGCTCGAGCAACTActcatgtggaactcaatgcaacTGAAATTCATCCCAGAACTGAGCCAGCTGAGGAGGATTATAGCAGTAGATCAAGTTTGTCATCATTATCAGAAATTGATGAAAAGATATCAGATGTCAAAGGAGTTGTATCTGCAGGTTGTGAACCCAGAGATAATGAACTTAAAGAATCTGGCATTTCTAAAAAACTATCAtttgaggaatcggagtttcatttTACAAGTGGAGTGGTGGATGATAATCAACATACGGAGTCCATTTTTTATTCTAGTTTTCACCCTCCATCAGTTGAGACTTTCCTCTCATTTTCAACTGTCTCTTCTGACAAACAGGCTGAGATATCTGAAATGGGTTCACCCTCAATGTTGGTTGAATCTATTGATGAGAAACATGAAGCACATGGTGAAATGGCTGAGCAGGGTACTTCTAGTTTTCAAGTGATGCATGGAGGCTCCTCAGATTTACTTAATGGAAATGAACCGAGGGAAAGGGATCTGCCAGAGATTATTAAGCATGAAGTTACTTTTGCTGGTTCGGCAATGGTTTCTTCCACTTCTGCCGATTATAATGCATCAATGGTGCCTGAATATGTGGTTGAATATGTTTCAAGAGAGGCAAGGTCATCTTCGGATGAGGGATTAGAGGAGGATGTGCCAAATAAGGAAGAAAGCTCTATCCAGAACCACGTGGACTTATTGAGCCTTGGTGCAGAGACAACTCTTGCCATTGATGAAGGAATGGGTGAGGTGGTGGATTCTTCACCTGAGGAACAACAGCATCAAAGGCACCCCAATGAATCTTCAGAGGCTAACATCTGGGAGGAGCATAAAAAGGAATCTGAAATGGATCAAACCCAAGCGCCATTTTCTGATTCAAAGACCAATACAGGTTGTGATGAGGGAGTTCCTTCAAACTCTAGCCACCAAGATCTGTCTTCTAGAGAAAGTCCTTCATCAGAATCAGAGAAACAACTGTTGTTTGATAAAGATGAACTGCCTGTTGATGAACATGATAAGCTCGAG GAACCATCTATAATTGCAACCGAGTCTACAAGGGGAGCAGACATTGTCAACACTGACATTAATGTGCATGAAGTTGATGATTCTGAGGACAAACTTTCAGCAAATTTCTCTTTGATGACTTCAGGATCTTCTTCCTTACCTTCTGAGATTCTCAAACATACTTTGCCAATGGATCGAGAAGACTTGAAAGAGAAGGTcctaaaagaaattgaaaatgagGGCCCCGGTGACCACTTTGGTTATGCTGATGTATATGCCCCTCGTGTTGATGAGGAAAATAATAATGAAGAAGTTGATGAGATTAAAGAAATTGATGAAAGAATACTCTCTGAACTGGACACTGTTGGGGACTTTAATGTTGGGGAAATTGGTTTACCGGAGAGATCTCATGTTGCCTATACTGAATCTGCAATGTTAGCAGATGATATGGAGACCGAGACCAGTGTTGGACTGCCTGTTCTTGAAGCAAGATCAGTAGAAGATATTGATTTGGCATTTAAGCAACTTCATGAAGGAGCTGATTTTGAGGAAGTAATTCTTCCAAGGATGATTAAGAATCAGCCGGATCATGCAGATACGAACTCGGATTTACCTGTTGTCGAGGTGAGATCTCTGGAGGATATACATAATGCTTTGCTGCAGGACCCAGAACCTAATCTAGCTCAGCTGCCACATTCCACAGACTTGAGGAATGGATCATCAGAAGTAGAGCAGCATGTTGTTGTTTCTTCTGAAGAGATTGAAGTTAGTAATGCTGTCTCTGGtattgaagaaggttttgataATGCTGCTGGTGAACccaaaaatgaagaagaaatagAAGAACTAAAGACAGAAACCAATGTGGAGTTACCTGTTCTTGAAGCAAGATCAGTTGAAGATATTGATTTGGCTTTTAAGCAACTTCATGAAGGAGTGGATGTTGAGGAAGTAATTCTTCCAAGTATGATTGAGAATCTGCCAGATCATACAGATACCACTTCAGAATTTCCTGTTGTCGAGGCAATATCTCTGGATGGTATACATAATGCTTTCATAAAAGGACCGGAACCTAATCCAGCTGAGCTGCCACATACAGCAGACTTGAGGCATGGATCATCAGAAGTAGAGCAGCATGATGTGGTTTGTTCTAATGAGATTGAAGTTGGCCAAGCAGTCTCTGGCTTTGAAGAACATCTTCAGAACGTTGCTCCTGATGAACCAAAAAAAGAATATGAAGAAATAGAAGAATTGAAGATGGAGACCAATGCGGAGCTGCCTGTTCTGGATGCAAGATCGGTTGAAGATATTGATTTGGCTTTTAAGCAACTTCATGAAGGTGTAGATGTTGAGGAAGTAGTACTTGCAAGCATGATTGAGGATCAGCTGGATCATGAAGATTCCACTTCAAAGTTACCTGTTGTCGAGGCAAGATCTCTGGAGGATATACATAATGCTTTCCAAAAAGGTCCAGAACCTAATCTGGCTGAGCTGCCAATTTCCAGAGACTTGAGAAATGGATCATCAGAAATGGAGCAGCATGATGCGGTTTCTAATAAAGAGATTGAAGTTGAAAATAGTCAGAATGCTGCCAGTGAACCAAAAAATGACCATGAAGAAACAGAGGAAATGAAGATGGAGACCAATGCAGAGCTGCCTGTTCTTGAAGCAAGATCACTGGAAGACATTGATTTGGCTTTTAAGCAACTTCATGGAGGAGTTGATGTTGAGGAAGTAATTCTTCCAAGCATGATTGAGAATCAGCAGGGTGATGCAGATACTAATTCGGATTTACCAGTTGTTGAGGCGAGATCTCTGGAGGATATACAGAGTGCTTTTCAACAAGGCCCAGAATCTAATCTAGCTGAGGTGCCACATTCCTCAGGAGTAGAGCATCATGATGTGGTTTCTACTGAAGAGATTGATGGTAGTAGTCCCGTCTCTGGTATTCAAGCAATGAGTGAGAATGCTGCTGGTGGACCGAAAAATGAATACAAAGAAATGGTAGAAAAAGAGATGGAGACTGAGGTGGTGCTACCTTTACTTGAAGCAAAATCAATGGAAGACATCGATGTGGCATTTAAGCAACTTCATGAAGGGGTAGATGTGGAGGAAATAATTATTCCAAGTATGATTGTGAACCAACAGGTTCATGCAGACACCAGTTCAACATTACCTGTTGTCGAGGCAAGATCTCTGGAGGATATACATAATGCTTTCCAACAAGGCCCTGAATCTAATCCAGGCGAGCTGTCACATTCTTCGGACTTAAGGATTGGATCATCAGAAATAGAAAGGCATGATGAGATTTCAACAGAAGAGATCGAAGCTAGTAATGTAGTCTCTGGTATTCAAGAACATGCTGAGAATGCTGCTGGTGAGCCAGAACAGAAACATCATGAGGAGTCATCTGAAAAGCCAAACCTAAAACTTAAAGGTAAAAAGACAAAATCCCATGACTCAAGTTCCAGTTCCAGCTCCAGCTCGAGTTCCAGTGATTCTGAAtga
- the LOC108461353 gene encoding uncharacterized protein LOC108461353, which translates to MRSGTGIGTVRRRLHHSDVGCIRSENYETSGLDGLDEPLLGKRDYDDKHSEGRVMEEIWDDERKKEQLHWTLLFSNLIAQWAQWIANLVFGSGSFIVRHIPLLSNTKNRSNPKLVVPTLSPLQEERLRNLQQRLGVPFDGSRVDHQDALKLLWRLAYPDRELPPLKSELWKDMGWQGPDPSTDFRGGGFISLENLIFFAKKYPESFQRLLHKQDGNRADWEYPFAVAGINISFMLTQMLDLQSGKPSSLAGIRFLKLLGEDEMAFDDLYCVAFQMMDAQWLVKRASYMEFNDVLKSTRTQLERELSLEDVSTVKDLPAYNLLRR; encoded by the exons ATGAGGTCTGGCACCGGCATTGGCACTGTGAGAAGGCGGCTTCATCACAGTGATGTTGGCTGTATAAGGAGCGAAAATTATGAGACGTCCGGATTAGATGGTTTAGATGAACCTTTGTTAGGGAAACGTGATTATGATGACAAACATTCTGAG GGGAGGGTGATGGAGGAAATTTGGGATGATGAGAGAAAGAAGGAACAGTTACATTGGACGCTTTTGTTCTCAAACTTGATCGCGCAATGGGCGCAATGGATAG CAAACCTTGTCTTTGGATCTGGATCATTTATTGTACGACATATACCTCTACTTTCTAACACCAAAAATAGATCAAACCCAAAACTTGTCGTGCCTACTCTTAGCCCTTTACAG GAAGAAAGGTTGAGAAATCTACAGCAAAGACTGGGAGTCCCGTTTGACGGATCTCGGGTGGATCATCAA GATGCTCTTAAGCTGCTATGGAGATTGGCTTATCCTGACAGGGAGCTTCCACCTCTTAAATCAGAGCTTTGGAAGGACATGGGTTGGCAAGGGCCAGATCCTTCCACAGATTTTCG GGGTGGGGGATTCATATCATTGGAGAATCTCATATTTTTTGCCAAGAaatatccg GAATCTTTTCAAAGGTTGTTGCACAAACAAGATGGAAACCGAGCTGATTGGGAATATCCATTTGCTGTAGCTGGTATCAACATTTCATTTATGTTAACACAGATGTTGGATCTGCAATCAG GAAAACCATCTTCCCTGGCTGGAATTCGATTCTTAAAACTACTGGGGGAAGACGAAATGGCATTCGATGATCTTTATTGTGTAGCCTTTCAGATGATGGATGCACAATGGCTTGTGAAGCGGGCTTCGTACATGGAATTCAAC GATGTTCTGAAATCTACAAGAACACAATTAGAACGGGAGCTCTCACTGGAAGATGTCTCCACTGTGAAAGATTTACCGGCATACAATCTCCTGAGAAGGTGA